DNA sequence from the Prolixibacter sp. SD074 genome:
CCTACCGAAAATGGTTCCTTCCGTGATATACAGGTGATTCGGGGAGGCAAAGTAGTAAACACCATCGACGTTTACGATTTTCTGGTCAACGGCAACCCCAAAGCCAATGTGCAGTTGCGCGATCAGGATATTTTATTGGTGCCGACCTACGAAAACCGCGTCGAAGTGGGGGGCGCGTTCAAACGCAACGGCCTCTTCGAAGTGAAAAAAGGGGAAACACTGGCCAACCTGATTAAATATGCCGGTGGTTTTGCCGAAAACGCTTATACACAAAATCTTTCGGTTACCCGGAATACCAAACGGGAAAAGAGCATCCAGGATGTCGACCATGCACAGTTCGGCCAATTTGCCATGCAAAACGGCGATATGGTAAAAGCAGACACCTTGCTCGACCGCTACACCAACCGGGTTACCATCAACGGAGCGGTTTTCCGCCCCGGCTCCTATGAGTGGAAAGAGGGCATGAAACTCTCCGGCCTGCTGAAAAAAGCCGATGGTCCCCGCGAAGAAGCTTTCCGTAACCGCGCCATCCTCTCCCGCCGCAAAGCCAACTGGGAATGGGAAAATCAGGCCTTCAACCTCGGCGATGTCGAGAAAGGTGCGTTCGACATGGACCTTCGGCCCAACGATGTAATCACCATTCGCTCCATCTTCGAGATGCGCGAAAACCAAATGGTGGACATTACGGGTGAAGTGCTCAATCCCGGCAAATTTCCTTACAACGACAAAATGACGCTGGAAGATCTGATCTTCCGGGCCGGTGGCTTCAAGGAAAATGCCGATGTGGCCTTCATCGAAGTGGCGCGCCGCCTCAGCCATTCCGAAGCATCAGAAACCACCAACCAGCTGTCGCACATTTTCACCTTCCAGGTACCCCGGAACCTGAAGCTGAATCCGAAAGATGCCGGCTTCCTCCTGCAGCCTTTCGACCAGGTATATGTTCGCAGGGCTCCTGGTTACCGCGACCAGGGAAGTGTATCGGTTACCGGCGAAGTGGTCTATGCCGGTAGTTACAGCATTGCCCACAAGAACGAGCGCATTTCCGATATCATCAACCGGTCCGGCGGATTTACACAGGATGCATACCTCAAAGGCGCTACCCTGATCCGCAGTACCGGTTTAACCCAGGAAGAAATCGATGCCCGCAAAGCCTTAATGGAAAAAGATACCACGCTGAAGCTGGACATCACGCCCAAACAACTGGTCGGAATTGATCTGCAAAAAATCATGGCCAACCCCGGCAGTGATATCGACCTGATGCTGATACCCGGCGATGAGATCCACATCCCGAAAGAGATGCAAACCATCAAGGTATCCGGCGGTGTAATGAACCCGGTAGCACAAACCTACGAACAGCGGAAATCACTGAGAAGTTACATCAACAAGGCCGGAGGTTTTGTCCCGCGTGCACGGCGCGGCAAGGTGTATGTCATCTACCCCAACGGTACAACGGCCACCACCCATTCGTTCCTCTTCTTCGCCCGGAACTACCCAAAGGTGACGCCCGGCAGCGAGATCATCGTCCCGGCCCGCCCGGACAAAGAAGGCATGTCCGCCGGTCAGTGGATTAGCATCTCCAGCGCCCTCAGCGCCCTGTCGTTGACCATCGTCACACTGGTACAGAGACTGTAAAAATCAGGTATTTGGATTTAAGGTGTAAGGTCTAACAGTTTTTAAGGCAAAAAGCAAAAGGAAGAAGTGAAAAGTAAAGAAAACGAACTGTCTGACAGACTATTCAACTTTGCGGTAAAAGCCATAAAGTTTCTTCGGAAATTGCCCGAATCGACAGAATTCAAGGTTATTCGATACCAACTGTCAAAATCATCCACCTCATCAGGTGCCAATTATGAAGAGGCTCAAGCTGCTTCATCGACTGCTGACTTTATATATAAAGTTGAAATTGCCTATCGGGAAATGCGCGAAAGCAATTATTGGTTAAGAATCATTCAGGCAACAACCAACCGTCGCGACGAGGAATTTGCCAATGAGCTAAAGACTTTGTTAAATGAATCAACGGAATTAAAATTGATTTTAGCGAGTATCATCATAAAAGCAAAAAGCAACCGCAAGAGCTAACTTCTTACTTTTTCCTTTTGACTTTTGACTTCTGCTTTTTGACTTTTGCCTTTTGCCTTTTGACTTCTGCCTTTTGCCTTTTGCCTTTTGACTTCTGCTTTTTGACTTTTGCCTTTTGCCTTTTGCCTTTTGACTTCTGCTTTTTGACTTTTGACTTTTCCCTTTTGACTTTTGACTTCTGCTTTTTGACTTTTGACTTTTCCCTTTTGACTTAAATAAATTATTGCAATGACAACAGAATCACAACATACTCCATCTCCCGAAGTCGCTGACGACGAAATCGACCTCATCCAGTTAGCGAAAACCTTCTGGGAAGGACGGAAAACCATCATCAAAACGGTAGCCATCTTTGCCGTACTGGGTTTACTGGTGGCCCTCTTCAGCGCTAAGCAGTACACCGCTGCCACCACCATGGTGCCGCAGGGCGCCGACGGCCAGTCTAAACTGGGAAGCCTTTCGGGCCTGGCCGCCATGGCGAGCTTCAACCTCAATCTAGGCGGAGCTTCCGACATCACCCCGGCGGTGTATCCGCAAATCATCTCCAGCGTGCCCTTTCAACTGGAGTTGATGAATACGAAGCTTACCTTCAAAGGCATCGGCCATCCGGTATCGCTTTTCGATTATTACACCGAATACAGCAAACCAACGGTATTCGGTTACATAAAAAAATTTACCATCGGGTTGCCGGGCGTCATCCTGAAAGCCATCAGGGGAAAACCGGAAGAAGGAGCTTCGACCGGCTACAAAGGCCCCATCCGGTTGTCCGAAGATCAGAAAGAAGTACAAAAGAAACTGGCCGATTTGGTCTCCATCGACTACAACGACAAGGACGGCTATGTCACCCTCACCTGTAACATGCCGGAAGCACTGCCCGCCGCACAATTGGCACAGCACACGCAGAAAATGCTGCAGCAATACATCACCGATTTCAAGGTAAAAAAAGCCAAAGCCAGCCTCGAATTTGTACAGCAACGCTACGACGAAACAAAAAAGCAATTTGAAAAGGCGCAGAACGGACTGGCCCGCTTCCGCGACCGGAATAAAAACGTGTCTACCGCCATGGCGCAAACCGAGCTCGATCGCCTCAGCAGCAATTACAACCTCATTTACGGGGTCTATACGGAGTTGGCCAAACAGCTCGAACAAGCCAAAATCCAGGTAAAAGAAGATACGCCGGTCTTCACCATCATCGAACCGGTATCCGTCCCACTGGAAAAATCGAAACCCAAACGGGCGATGATCCTCATCATCTGGATCTTCCTCGGTGGCATCATCGGCACCGGGATGGTCTTTGGAAGAGAATACCTGCAACAGTTCCGCGAACGTTGGAACGCTGAGGAGAAGGTGGATGGTTTATCAACTGAAAGCTAAGAACGAACTAATTACGCTAATTATAGCTAATTCCGCGAATTGATGTCAGAGCTTTTACTCAAAGACGAAGTATTCTCGATCATTGGAGCCTGCATGAAAGTTCACAGAACATTAGGCCCGGAATTCCTCGAAAGTGTTTATGCCGAAGCATTAGAGAAAGAATTAACGACCAGTAACATTCCATATCGTCGTGAAACCAAACTGGAGGTAACAATACGAAGGAAAGCCGATGAATAAATTCTTCAAGGCCGACTTTCTTTGCTTCGACAAAATCATCCTGGAAATCAAGAGTAAAACGTTTTTACTAAAAATTGACGAACAGCAGACCATCAACTACATAAAAGCGGCCGATCTTCCTGTCGGACTTCTGGTCAATTTCGGTGAAAAAAGCCTCCGGTGGAAACGGTTTGCCAATTCAAAAGCAATCAGCTGAACAAAGTTCAATTAGCGTAATTCGCCATAATTCGTGAAATCCAACTGCCTTTAGAAGAAAGACAATAACAACACCCACCAAATAACATTAAAAACCAAATAACCAATCATAGGATCAATCGTGCTGGAATCCCTCATTACATCTCAAACAAGAATTAAACTGTTGCTGAAGTTCTTCCTCAACAGCAGTACCTCTTCCTACCTGCGTGGACTGGCCGATGAGTTCAACGAGTCGTCCAATGCCATCCGGGTGGAGTTGAACCGTTTTGAACAGGCCGGCCTGCTCACATCAAGCTTCGACGGCAACAAGAAAATGTTCACGGCGAACACGGCTCATCCACTGTTCCGTGATATCCACAACATCCTCATGAAACACGTGGGGATCGACCGGGTGATCAACGATTTGATAAGTAAGCTGGGGCATCTGTCCCGCGCCTGGCTCACCGGCGAGATGGCCGCCGGCCGCGACAGCCACATCATCGACATCATCCTGATAGGCAAAAACATCGACCGCAACTACCTCGGACGCCTCACCGCCAGCGCCGAAAAAGTAACTGATCGCAAAATACGTACCCTCTGCATCACGCCGGAAGAAGAACCGGAATACCTGAAAAGCGAAAAAAACGCCCTGCTCCTCTGGGAAGCAGATGAAGAGAGAAGCGGAGAGTAGAAGAAGTTGAGAATGGGAGCGAAAAATGTTGAATGTTGAATGTTGAATTGCGCTTCGAGGTTATGGGAAAGCTAGGGGCGATATGCTTATCGCCCCGGGTAGAACGCCCCACAGGGAAAAGAGGCGCACATTTCAACCACATTTGAAACGGAAATTTCCCTGTGCCGCACACGCAAACGTTATATGAAGGCTGCTGCTATTACCCCTCTCCCAGCCTCTCCCCTAATTCGTGAAATTCAATTAATTAATCAATATACAACCCGCAACAACAACGAAAATATGATCCCGAACAACATTAGAAATATCGCCTGCATAGGCGCCGGATACGTGGGAGGGCCCACCATGGCCGTCATCGCGCAGAAGTGCCCCCACATCAAAGTCACCGTAGTAGATATTAACGAACAACGTATCGCCGACTGGAACGGCGCCGACCTCTCGAAGCTGCCGGTGTACGAACCCGGCCTCGACAAGGTGGTAGCCGAAGCCCGCGACCGCAACCTCTTTTTCTCCACCGATGTGGAAGGGGCCATCCGGGAAGCGCAGATGATCTTCATCTCCGTCAACACCCCCACCAAAACCTACGGCGTGGGCAAAGGCATGGCCGCCGACCTGAAATACGTGGAGCTCTGTGCCCGGCAAATTGCCGAAGTTGCCACCGAGGACAAAATCGTTGTCGAAAAATCTACCCTGCCCGTCCGCACCGCCCAGGCTATCCGCACCATATTGGATGCGTCGCCGGATCGCCCTCTCGCCCATTCACCGAAATTTTCGGTATTATCCAATCCTGAATTCCTCGCCGAAGGCACTGCCGTGAAGGATTTGCACAATCCCGACCGCGTGCTCATCGGAGGTGAAGAAGACGAGGACGGACAACGCGCCATGGAAGCCCTGGCAGCGGTGTATGCCAACTGGGTGCCCCGCGAACGCATCCTCACCACCCGCATCTGGTCGTCCGAACTATCAAAACTCACGGCCAATGCCTTCCTGGCACAGCGCATCTCCTCCATCAACGCCCTGTCCGCCCTATGCGAAAAAACAGGCGCCGACGTGGACGAGGTAGCCCGCGCCATCGGGACAGATTCCCGTATTGGTCCGAAGTTCCTGAAAGCCTCGGTAGGATATGGCGGAAGTTGCTTCCAAAAGGACATCCTCAACCTGGTGTACCTCTGCCGCCACTTTAATCTGCCCGAAGTGGCCGACTACTGGGAGCAGGTAGTAAAGCTCAACGATTACCAGAAACACCGCTTTGCCAAGCAAATCATCGATACCCTCTTCAATACCGTTTCCGGGAAAAAAATCGCCTTCCTGGGCTGGGCGTTCAAAAAGGATACCAACGATACCCGCGAGTCCGCCGCCATCTACGTGGCCGACGAACTCCTCCAGGATCGGGCCGAAATCCACATATACGACCCCAAAGTGCCGACCGAACGCATTTACGCCGACCTGGAATACTTACAGCAGCATCGTCGCCCGCAAGCTGTCATTGCGAGCGGAGCGAAGCAATCTGACCCGCCGGAAACACTCAGTTCAGAAGAGGTTCGGCGACTCGTCCACGTGCACAAAACACCCTACGCTGCTATGGAACAGGCTCACGCGATCGCTGTATTAACTGAATGGGACGAATTCCGCACCTACAACTGGCAAAAAGTCTATGACAACATGTACAAACCGGCTTTCGTGTTTGATGGAAGGAATATCCTGGACCGGGAATTATTGGAAAGTATCGGGTTTAAACTACATGCCATAGGGAAATAAAGAACTGGAACGCATTGGTTCCCGTGCCTTATAGCCCGCAAGCTGTCATTGCCAGCGGAGCGAAGCAATCTGGCCCACTGGCAACCCCACGTTGGTGCGGATTTGTAATCCGTGCCATAGCCGCAGGGCTAAAAAGTAAAGCAATGAGCCGAAAATACAAATTCAGCAATGGCTCAGATTGCAAATCTGCGCCAACAAAGGGACAACTAAAAACAACAAACGTTACGTTAATCATTCAACCCAATAGATCACACGCTGATACGATAATGCGACGGTCATTAATAGCCCCACTCCTCAGGAGCCACGCTGGCAACAAACAACAACGTCAAACACCATGCAAGTGCGGCAGCGAAGACGATCACTATCCGGCAATCAATCGTGCGGTAGCAGAGGCTATTTTAAAATTAAGTGAGTAAAAACTACCTTTGTCCTGAGTAATGCAATTTTTAAAAAGAAGAAAATGAAGACGTTAAAATATATCGTTTACAAAGAAGACAGATATTACGTTTCACAATGTTTGAATGTCGATGTTTCAAGTTTTGGGAATACCATTCAGGAAGCCATCGACAACTTGAATGAAGCGCTTACACTTTATTTTGAGGAACCAGGTTCAGATACTGATTTACCTATTATTAACGAAACCCTTTTAGGAGAAACCTCGGTTAATGTCTAAGCTGTCTTCATCTAAACAAATAATTAAGGCTCTCAAAAAGAATGGTTTTGTTTTTGTTTCCCAAAGAGGTAGCCATGTAAAATTTAAAAAGGGGAATAAAATTGTAATTGTTCCCTCCCCAAAGAAAGAAATTCCGATGGGTACGTTCCGTTCAATAATCAGGCAATCAGGACTTAATCAGGATGATTTTAAATAATATTTTCTTGATTCTTTCGGTCGCTGAGAATCCCGTACCCCTGAGCAACAACGACAACCATTCACCCAATGCGGGTGCGTCCAGTCCACTGTGATAGCCCCACTCCTCAGGAGCCACGCCGGCAACAAACAAATACGTCAATCACCATGCACCAAACCCATAAAAACAGCCACCGGCCAAAAGTCCTCCCCCGTTTGGGGGAGTTAGAGGGGGCTTTCCGGTAGCAGAACAATATTACAGCCGGTACATCAGTTTACCCATGTACCCAACACTAACCAATGAAGAACAAAAATTTGTGATAAATTGCATCAACAACTTTTATGACAACTAATGACGCGCTTTAACGCAATTGATAACAAATGACAGTCGTAGGCTCAATGACTATTAAATGACGCGAAGCAAATGACATCTGAAAAAATTTACGGTTAAAATTTCTAAAACTTCCTCAATCGTTATTGTTTACATCTGTTAAAAGGCTTAATTTCGAATGAATAAACCGGTTGAATAAAATGAGCAAATTACCAAAAGCACCTCTGGTAGAAGTGGTTACTGAGTTAAGATGGGAAATAACCAGCAAAGAAGAATTAGCCGGTGTGCAATACCTTTACGGCGACTTGTATAACGAGTTGAAACAAAAATACCCCTTTCGCGAAAGTATTCTTCCGGTTGAGGTGCCAATAGAAATGACAATAAATAGACCTGTTCACCGTTTCAGGGCCGAAAAGGGAGGAGGATATCCCCTTTTGCAAGTCGGACCTGGAATTATTACGCTGAACACCATTGATGATAAATATTACTGGGAAACTTTTTTTGAAGATGCCAAAGAATTAATTCAGACTTTTTTTAATGTTCATCCGGTAAAAAATAAAATTACACCGGCCCTCTTATATATCGATTTTTTCCCGTTTGATTTTCATGAAAATAACGTGCACGAGTTCATAAACCGGAAATTCAATATTACTTTCGGCCAGTCGTTTCTCAAAACCAAAAAATTGCCTGCTGATTTCAACATGGGGTTTGCTTACAACATGGATGTGGGTGACTTGCGCGTGAACTTTCAGAAAGGTAAAAACAACGGCACCGAAGGAATTTTATTACAAACCCGAATAAACGGCAACCCGGATAAGCCTAATATCGAAATTATTAACAACTGGCTAAAAGAAGCACACTCGCTCTCAAGTAATCTTTTTAAACAGTTAACTGAAGGCGAGTTGTACGAATCATTTAAATAAAAAACGATGGAAACACTTTTTATTGAAGAAAAAAATACGGCAAGCCAAATACAAACCCAATGGCCTGAGCAAGAAGTTCAGATTTCTTCGGTTTTTTATCACACACCATTAAAATATTTAATGTGGGACTTGGATGTTTTGCAAGATTCACCTTTTATTAAAAAAGAAGTGATTGGTACAACTATTTATACAAACAACCCCATTGCACTACCCGAAACCGAAGACGATGATTCTGAAATCGGATACTTCAACGACGATTACGACATTGTTGCAAAAGTTCCTTTTAAGGAAACTTTTAAGGTAAAAGTAAAAATCAAAAGTATTTCCAGGCTTCAGCCTAAAGTTTTTATCGATACTGATGAATTAGATCAACTATTTTAATATGGATTATCCCTGGTACTCATTAGTAGAACAAGAAAATGATATACAACAAGGCGATTTTATAATCAACTGCCCGGTAATTATTCCACCTGCTGCTTTAAGTATAGATGACATCCCAGATGTTGATGTAAAAAAAATGGATGCTGTTATTTTAACCCAATCATGCGATTTGGTGAGTAAAAACATCGACAATATATTGGTTTGCCGTTATTTTAGTTTAACCGATTTTTTTAACGAAATACAGAAAAATGAAACTTTAAATGCCAAAAGAAGAAAAAGCCTTGTAGCCAATTTGAAAAAAGGGCATCTGGTTTCTTATCATTTATTAAACAAGCAAGAAGGAATTTTCGAGGATTACCTAATAGTTGATTTTAAAAATGTTTATGGGATACATCGGACAACTTTAGAAGAAATTATAAAAAACATGGATAAAAGAATACGCCTGCTGCCGCCATACCGCGAACACCTCTCCCAGGCATTTGCCCGCTACTTTATGCGTGTAGGCCTCCCGCAAGACATCGCCATAGAAGGCTACTAAGCAAATGACTATTAAATGACGACTAAAATCATGGCGTTAAACAACCTAAATTCGAAGAAGTCTTTAATGGCTTTCGCGTTGTTCTATTCAAAGAAAAAGCAGATGTCACAAAAGATGCCGCTGACATCTCCGACAAGGTCGGTGAAAAGGTCGGTGAAAAATTGACAGAAAATCAGAAAATAATAGTAAAATGGATGAAAACGGATCCTTACATTTCAGCAACTTCATTAGCAGAAAAATTAGGAATTTCAAGGCGAAAAACCGAAACGAATATAGGCAAGCTTAGAGAATTGGGCCTAATCCAACGCGTTGGCCCCCCTAAAGGCGGCCATTGGGAAATTATCAACCAATCGTGAATAAAGCCCCAGGCACACCATGAAACAAGAAATACGCCCCCGCTTATGCTCCTCCGGGACCACGCCGAACGCATTTACGCCGAGCCCGATGCCTGCAGTCGCATCGTCGCCCGCAAGCTGTCATTGCCAGCGGAGCGAAGCAATCTGGCCAACTGGCAACCCCACGTTGGTGCGGATTTGTAATCCGTGCCATAGCCGCAGGGCTAAAAAGTAAAGCAATGAGCCGAAAATACAAATTCAGCAATGGCGGCAAATCTGCGCCAACGGGGGCAGGCTCCTTCAAATTCACTCTGGCAAAGATAAATTTTGTATTTTTGTACATACTTGGAATAATAAGTTGAAATATCATGGAAAATAATTTATTGAAAAGAATAACCATCAACCCGGAAATATGCCATGGAAAACCCACCATCCGGAATACCAGGCATTTGGTAGAAGGGATTTTGGAATATTTGGCAGGAGGTGACTCTACTGACGATATTTTGAACGAATTTACTGAACTGGAAAAAGAAGATATCCTTGCTTGTCTTGCATTTGCTGCAAAATCGATCCATTTTAAGGATATTGAATTCCCTGCAGCATGAAGCTATTAATTGATGCTCATTTACCGGATTCAATTTGTGAGTGTTTCAAAGGTTGTGACTGTATTCATACAAAACAACCTGAAAAAGGAAATCTTACAAAAGATTCGTTTATTAATAAGCTTTCCATCAAAGAAAAAAGAATAGTTATAACAAAAGACACCGATTTTTATTATTCATACATTGCCAGCCGGGAACCTTATAAATTGGTTTTGGTTAAGTTCGGTAATATGAGATTGTCGGATTTGAAAAATTATTTTCAAAAGAACGGCAACAAAATTATAGCAATAATGGAAAACCACTCCTTTGTGATACTCGAAAAAACCAGGATAAGGATTATGGATTAGATTGATTCAGGAAAATAATCAAATTACAATGACACAACTGGCAAAAAAAACTCTCCGTAACAAAGATGACCATTGTCTGGGTGTAGTTTGCAACTACACCCGAATATCTCTGGCTGGGCAGATGTATTTAGTCGTCAGCTATACAAGGACATCATACTGGAAAGCTTTGAGTATAGCAGAAAAAACAAAGGCCTTGAGTTGTTTGCTTACGTGATAATGACAAATCATGTTCATGCGATCATGAGAAGTAAAAAAGGGGAGCTGTCGGGTTTAGTAAGGGATATAAAGAAATTCACGTCAAAGCAAATATTAAATGAAATAAAAATAAATCCAAAGGAAAGCCGGAAAGAATGGCTGGAAATGATTTTTCGTTATCATGCAAAATATAATAAGCGATCCGGTGAAGAACAGTTTTGGACACATGAGAACCATGCCGTAGAATTAAGCACTAACAGTTTAATCGAAACGCGGCTGAATTACATACATGAAAATCCTGTCAGGGCAGGTATTGTTGCAGAAGCTGAAGATTATTTATACAGCAGTGCAAGAAATTATGCTGAAATGGAATCGTTAATTGAAATTGATTTAATATGAGGGCGTAGTTGCAAACTACGCCCAGGGTGGGGTTGCAAACTACGCCCAGGGTGGGGTAATCAATTCCTTTAATGAATCCCATCTGCCGGCACCGGAGTTTAAGAATATTTCTGACGGATTTATGGTAACCGTATATTCCGGTTCACCGAATAAGTTGGGTGATAAGTTGGGTGATAATCAAAAACGGTTATTAAAAGCGATTATGGATAATCCGGAAATTAGTTTGTCTCAACTTAGCAAAGAAATAGGAATCAGCCAGACTGCCATTGAAAACAACATGAATAAGTTAAAAAAATCTGGAATCATCCAACGCGTTGGCCCCCCTAAAGGCGGCCATTGGGAAATTATCAACCAATCGTGAATAAAGCCCCAGGCACACCATGAAACAAGAAATACGCCCCCGCTTATGCTCCTCCGGGACCACGCCGAACGCATTTACGCCGATCCCGATACCTGCAGTCGCATCGTCGCCCGCAAGCTGTCATTGCGAGCGGAGCGAAGCAATCTGACGCTCCAACAGCCCCCCACTCTCAGGAGCCTGGCCGGCAACAAACAAATACGTCAAACACCATGCACCAAACCCATAAAGACAACCACTGGCCGGGTCCTCCCCCGTTTGGGGTTCCGGGACTTCGGAATAGGGGGGGCAATAAACAAAATAGAAATACGCCCCCGCTTATGTTCCTTCAGGACCACGCCGAAATCCACTTCTACGACCCCAAGGTGACAGAAGAAAGAATTTTTGCCGATTTAGAGTACCTGCAAGCACACCGTCGCCCGCAAGCTGTCATGGCAAGCGGAGCGAAGCAATCTGACGCTCCAACAGCCCTCCGTTCCGATGAGATTCGGCAACTGGTCCATGTTCACAAAACACCTTACGCTGCCATGGAGAACGCCCATGCCGTCGCGATCTTAACTGAATGGGACGAATTCCGCTCCTACGACTGGCGCAACATCTACGAAGCCATGCGAAAACCGGCTTTTGTCTTCGATGGAAGGAATATCCTGGACCGCGAAGAATTGAAAAGGATTGGATTTGAGTTAAAAGGAATTGGGAAAGGATAAAAATCAAAACGTCCAAACAATACACTATTCACTTATTAATTACGAGTAATCAACTCAATCATCAACAATATTATCATGAACAACACTCAACAAATTCTGGAAAAGATTCATTCAAATAAGGAAATTATTGGAGTCGTCGGACTCGGCTATGTTGGATTACCCCTGGCGGTTAATTTTGCAGAAGCAGGTATAAAAGTCATCGGCTTCGACAAGAACCAGGAAAAAGTGGATAAAATCAACAGTGGAAGCAACTATATCAAAGACATTCGCGATGCAGTACTAAGAGAAGTCGTTGATAAAGTTACCCTTTCGGCGACAACAGATTTCACCCGGATGGCAGAATGTGATGCACTGATTATTGCTGTTCCTACACCGCTCGATCGGTTCAAAAAACCCGATATGAGCTACATCGAAAGTGCGTGTACCGAAATTGGTCGATATATGAAGTCCGGCACATTTATCAGCCTCGAGAGCACCACCTACCCCACTACCACAGAAGATTTTATGCTCCCCATCATTGAAAACGAAAGTGGAATGAAACACGGAGAAGACTTTTGGCTGGCGTATAGTCCCGAAAGAGTCGATCCGGGAAACAAAAGCTTCCATACCCGAAACACCCCCAAAGTACTGGGAGCGATGACATCTGATGG
Encoded proteins:
- a CDS encoding SLBB domain-containing protein, encoding MLKLKTIFTLLVLSLTLAVSQGMAQAQSNINPSQVDVSKLSDAQVRKIMKEIQDRGLTQEQAIALAKARGASQAQVDQLMTRIQELQNGTGLEQPAQGDTSTKMPPEQTDSLSVKPPILPTPENEKVFGFKLFNSKNLTFEPSVNIPTPKSYVLGIGDEIVITIWGASQATYQLTIDQNGAVNIPDIGPVYVAGRTFEEAGKQIQKRLISIYSGLSGANPNTYAEVSMGTVRSIKVNVIGDVNAPGTYTLPATASAFNALYLSGGPTENGSFRDIQVIRGGKVVNTIDVYDFLVNGNPKANVQLRDQDILLVPTYENRVEVGGAFKRNGLFEVKKGETLANLIKYAGGFAENAYTQNLSVTRNTKREKSIQDVDHAQFGQFAMQNGDMVKADTLLDRYTNRVTINGAVFRPGSYEWKEGMKLSGLLKKADGPREEAFRNRAILSRRKANWEWENQAFNLGDVEKGAFDMDLRPNDVITIRSIFEMRENQMVDITGEVLNPGKFPYNDKMTLEDLIFRAGGFKENADVAFIEVARRLSHSEASETTNQLSHIFTFQVPRNLKLNPKDAGFLLQPFDQVYVRRAPGYRDQGSVSVTGEVVYAGSYSIAHKNERISDIINRSGGFTQDAYLKGATLIRSTGLTQEEIDARKALMEKDTTLKLDITPKQLVGIDLQKIMANPGSDIDLMLIPGDEIHIPKEMQTIKVSGGVMNPVAQTYEQRKSLRSYINKAGGFVPRARRGKVYVIYPNGTTATTHSFLFFARNYPKVTPGSEIIVPARPDKEGMSAGQWISISSALSALSLTIVTLVQRL
- a CDS encoding GxxExxY protein, with the protein product MSELLLKDEVFSIIGACMKVHRTLGPEFLESVYAEALEKELTTSNIPYRRETKLEVTIRRKADE
- a CDS encoding type II toxin-antitoxin system HicA family toxin encodes the protein MSKLSSSKQIIKALKKNGFVFVSQRGSHVKFKKGNKIVIVPSPKKEIPMGTFRSIIRQSGLNQDDFK
- a CDS encoding winged helix-turn-helix domain-containing protein; the protein is MKTDPYISATSLAEKLGISRRKTETNIGKLRELGLIQRVGPPKGGHWEIINQS
- a CDS encoding four helix bundle protein, with translation MKSKENELSDRLFNFAVKAIKFLRKLPESTEFKVIRYQLSKSSTSSGANYEEAQAASSTADFIYKVEIAYREMRESNYWLRIIQATTNRRDEEFANELKTLLNESTELKLILASIIIKAKSNRKS
- a CDS encoding type II toxin-antitoxin system HicB family antitoxin; its protein translation is MKTLKYIVYKEDRYYVSQCLNVDVSSFGNTIQEAIDNLNEALTLYFEEPGSDTDLPIINETLLGETSVNV
- a CDS encoding DUF433 domain-containing protein; translation: MENNLLKRITINPEICHGKPTIRNTRHLVEGILEYLAGGDSTDDILNEFTELEKEDILACLAFAAKSIHFKDIEFPAA
- a CDS encoding Wzz/FepE/Etk N-terminal domain-containing protein, which translates into the protein MTTESQHTPSPEVADDEIDLIQLAKTFWEGRKTIIKTVAIFAVLGLLVALFSAKQYTAATTMVPQGADGQSKLGSLSGLAAMASFNLNLGGASDITPAVYPQIISSVPFQLELMNTKLTFKGIGHPVSLFDYYTEYSKPTVFGYIKKFTIGLPGVILKAIRGKPEEGASTGYKGPIRLSEDQKEVQKKLADLVSIDYNDKDGYVTLTCNMPEALPAAQLAQHTQKMLQQYITDFKVKKAKASLEFVQQRYDETKKQFEKAQNGLARFRDRNKNVSTAMAQTELDRLSSNYNLIYGVYTELAKQLEQAKIQVKEDTPVFTIIEPVSVPLEKSKPKRAMILIIWIFLGGIIGTGMVFGREYLQQFRERWNAEEKVDGLSTES
- a CDS encoding GxxExxY protein, which produces MNKFFKADFLCFDKIILEIKSKTFLLKIDEQQTINYIKAADLPVGLLVNFGEKSLRWKRFANSKAIS
- a CDS encoding UDP-glucose 6-dehydrogenase; this translates as MKAAAITPLPASPLIREIQLINQYTTRNNNENMIPNNIRNIACIGAGYVGGPTMAVIAQKCPHIKVTVVDINEQRIADWNGADLSKLPVYEPGLDKVVAEARDRNLFFSTDVEGAIREAQMIFISVNTPTKTYGVGKGMAADLKYVELCARQIAEVATEDKIVVEKSTLPVRTAQAIRTILDASPDRPLAHSPKFSVLSNPEFLAEGTAVKDLHNPDRVLIGGEEDEDGQRAMEALAAVYANWVPRERILTTRIWSSELSKLTANAFLAQRISSINALSALCEKTGADVDEVARAIGTDSRIGPKFLKASVGYGGSCFQKDILNLVYLCRHFNLPEVADYWEQVVKLNDYQKHRFAKQIIDTLFNTVSGKKIAFLGWAFKKDTNDTRESAAIYVADELLQDRAEIHIYDPKVPTERIYADLEYLQQHRRPQAVIASGAKQSDPPETLSSEEVRRLVHVHKTPYAAMEQAHAIAVLTEWDEFRTYNWQKVYDNMYKPAFVFDGRNILDRELLESIGFKLHAIGK
- a CDS encoding TIGR04255 family protein → MSKLPKAPLVEVVTELRWEITSKEELAGVQYLYGDLYNELKQKYPFRESILPVEVPIEMTINRPVHRFRAEKGGGYPLLQVGPGIITLNTIDDKYYWETFFEDAKELIQTFFNVHPVKNKITPALLYIDFFPFDFHENNVHEFINRKFNITFGQSFLKTKKLPADFNMGFAYNMDVGDLRVNFQKGKNNGTEGILLQTRINGNPDKPNIEIINNWLKEAHSLSSNLFKQLTEGELYESFK